In Persicobacter psychrovividus, a single genomic region encodes these proteins:
- a CDS encoding IS1380 family transposase encodes MKVRKRSFRINSKAVKHSFSSKDLTSFGGLSMLSDFWSKHNIFDLFKNNFGQRNSNAQKFSLAQILMLLSSSAFCGMNRLEKISRFSADPLVRYLFSLKEKISRQTITNQLKNMHEEGTRNLEALLLKQNAKWLLKTKLGHIVFDADSTVKTVYGNQEGAEKGYNEYKRGAKSYHPLVMFVHEIKLLYHTKFRPGDSHTANGIKELIAEAKGSLPKSVKNVTFRADYGFFSKSLIDYLEEIGWSYLIKVKLRGLDKLLRLQKYEITDEGIEVARFEHQGVKWDSPLQFHAVRWVDGYEIYEPTGDLIPVYKYSCYATNMAFNPENSHDFYKRRSISETWIEQVKSHVKAGSTLTNSFWANDVLWQLACFAYNSSICMRINHLVHHEEHQTFVDWMVRIPAKLIRTARQLRLSFSEKYLYRRKWEEFYFFLNYN; translated from the coding sequence ATGAAGGTAAGGAAGAGAAGTTTCAGAATCAATTCAAAAGCGGTAAAACACTCATTTTCTTCGAAAGATCTAACAAGCTTTGGTGGCTTATCGATGCTTAGTGATTTTTGGTCAAAGCATAATATCTTTGATCTGTTCAAAAATAATTTTGGGCAACGGAACTCGAATGCCCAGAAGTTTTCTTTGGCTCAAATTCTGATGTTGTTATCGAGCTCGGCATTTTGTGGTATGAATCGGTTAGAAAAGATTTCACGGTTTAGTGCAGATCCGTTGGTAAGATATTTATTCTCATTAAAAGAGAAAATTTCACGTCAAACGATCACGAATCAACTAAAGAACATGCATGAAGAAGGGACTCGAAATTTAGAAGCCCTTTTACTGAAACAGAATGCTAAATGGTTGTTAAAGACTAAATTAGGCCACATTGTATTTGATGCGGATTCTACGGTTAAAACGGTTTACGGAAATCAAGAAGGGGCAGAAAAAGGATACAATGAGTACAAGCGTGGGGCTAAAAGTTATCATCCTTTGGTTATGTTTGTTCACGAGATTAAATTATTGTATCATACCAAGTTTCGCCCAGGAGATTCTCATACAGCAAATGGCATTAAAGAATTGATCGCCGAGGCTAAAGGAAGTTTACCAAAGAGTGTGAAGAATGTAACCTTTCGTGCCGATTATGGATTCTTTTCCAAATCGTTAATTGATTATTTGGAAGAAATAGGGTGGTCGTATTTGATAAAAGTGAAGCTCAGGGGCTTAGATAAGCTATTGAGGCTACAAAAATATGAAATTACTGATGAAGGAATTGAAGTGGCTAGGTTCGAACATCAAGGAGTGAAGTGGGATAGTCCATTACAATTTCATGCTGTTCGATGGGTTGATGGGTATGAAATTTATGAGCCCACAGGCGATTTGATTCCTGTTTATAAGTATAGTTGTTATGCAACCAATATGGCATTTAACCCAGAAAACTCGCATGACTTTTATAAGCGAAGATCTATCAGTGAAACTTGGATTGAACAAGTTAAATCTCACGTAAAAGCAGGGAGCACTTTGACCAATAGCTTTTGGGCAAATGATGTGCTTTGGCAATTGGCTTGCTTCGCATACAACAGTTCAATTTGCATGAGAATAAATCACTTGGTTCATCATGAGGAACACCAGACCTTTGTTGATTGGATGGTCAGGATACCAGCAAAACTGATTAGGACTGCCAGGCAATTACGGCTTTCGTTCTCAGAAAAATATTTATACCGAAGAAAATGGGAAGAGTTCTATTTCTTCTTAAACTACAATTAA